The following proteins come from a genomic window of Miscanthus floridulus cultivar M001 chromosome 2, ASM1932011v1, whole genome shotgun sequence:
- the LOC136540131 gene encoding ran-binding protein 1 homolog a-like, whose translation MADLAEHRPAEEEEAAAAGEDEDTGAQVAPIVKLEEVAVTTGEEDEDVLLDMKAKLYRFDKDGNQWKERGTGTVKLLKHKETAKVRLVMRQAKTLKICANHLVVATTKMQEHAGSDKSCVWHALDFADGELKEEMFAIRFGSVENCKKFKDIVEEIAEQQGKTEEKENEEASTAADLVQKLTVTEASKEETAEKEEAPASDDKKGC comes from the exons ATGGCCGACCTGGCGGAGCACCGTcctgcggaggaggaggaggccgcggcGGCCGGCGAGGACGAGGACACCGGCGCCCAGGTCGCGCCCATCGTAAAGCTGGAGGAGGTCGCCGTTACCACcggagaggaggacgaggacgtgCTCCTCGACAT GAAGGCGAAGCTTTACCGGTTCGACAAGGATGGGAACCAGTGGAAAGAGCGCGGAACAGGCACTGTGAAGCTGCTCAAGCATAAGGAGACCGCCAAGGTCCGCCTAGTTATGCGCCAGGCGAAGACGCTTAAGATCTGCGCCAATCATCTTG TGGTGGCGACGACTAAGATGCAGGAGCACGCGGGGAGCGACAAGTCGTGCGTATGGCACGCTCTGGacttcgccgacggcgagctcaagGAGGAGATGTTCGCTATCCGTTTTGGATCTGTGGAGA ATTGCAAGAAGTTTAAGGATATTGTTGAAGAGATAGCTGAACAGCAAGGAAAGACTGAGGAGAAAGAAAACGAGGAAGCCTCCACTGCCGCTGATTTGGTACAGAAGTTAACGGTGACAGAGGCCAGCAAGGAGGAAACTGCGGAGAAAGAGGAGGCTCCAGCATCTGATGATAAAAAAGGATGCTAA